One segment of Natronosalvus halobius DNA contains the following:
- a CDS encoding ABC transporter substrate-binding protein yields the protein MAATSAMVTGSVAGCFSTEDDGNGNGGNGGNGGNGGNGGGDSVTIRTFMQSIPTQMNWNTWAPSYPWTPSWLLLEPVQRWYADGSMSLDLIDDWDYDADTQELTVHHNEEFSWWNGDVVNAADKYWYGEVARLLSPDSSNYETLHLENNGGTIIREYKEPQNPELVGNYLGGYLGEMMRGHRDKYKPWAEELQDATTDDERLEIEERLGEEMPINMETFIDEGLGLGAFQAVDYDEQGIYCELFEGHPYADQIEIDELDYVLASGDAIAQQMVGGDLDFGFAQLSNWLGDQEVDHLETIGSFESTFMRKLEFMMDGPGSKHIRQVEFRRAIAHLLSIENISENFAPPNSVRTAQTGLPEAVTEQRLGDYADDFIEYPVGADEEGAAELLNSIGYEQDGNSWVDDEGESISLEMVVPDWASNPARTAADKLSNFGFETDLQVLEGAAYNDSTEDHVDFDLSMGNHGALIAHPYAYFRPTHAAGNDLGDEALIEDALANGESRSPYNGKELVVEIPEEVGQEDLSGSTQEVNLYELFQEWMTTDTEERSKEIAETFTWFWNFYLPGIDLFQPMSGSWGNVENWEFATDNSDWEAYRGSFHAAMRGHISPK from the coding sequence ATGGCAGCAACCTCAGCAATGGTCACCGGTAGCGTTGCTGGTTGTTTCAGCACCGAAGACGATGGTAACGGCAATGGTGGAAACGGTGGAAACGGTGGAAACGGTGGGAACGGCGGCGGTGATTCGGTCACGATCAGAACGTTCATGCAGTCCATCCCAACCCAGATGAACTGGAACACGTGGGCGCCGAGCTACCCGTGGACGCCCTCGTGGCTGCTCCTCGAACCCGTTCAGCGGTGGTACGCCGATGGATCGATGTCCCTCGACCTCATCGATGACTGGGACTACGACGCCGACACTCAGGAACTGACGGTCCACCACAACGAAGAGTTCTCCTGGTGGAACGGTGACGTGGTCAACGCCGCCGACAAGTACTGGTACGGCGAGGTTGCGCGATTGCTCAGTCCCGACTCGAGCAATTACGAAACCCTCCATCTCGAGAACAACGGTGGGACGATCATCCGCGAGTACAAGGAGCCCCAGAACCCCGAACTGGTCGGAAACTACCTCGGGGGCTACCTCGGCGAGATGATGCGCGGACACCGAGACAAGTACAAACCGTGGGCCGAGGAACTCCAGGACGCCACGACCGACGACGAACGGCTCGAAATCGAAGAGCGGTTGGGCGAGGAGATGCCCATCAATATGGAGACCTTCATCGACGAAGGGCTCGGCCTTGGCGCGTTCCAGGCCGTCGACTACGACGAACAGGGCATCTACTGCGAACTGTTCGAAGGTCACCCGTACGCCGACCAGATCGAGATCGACGAACTCGACTACGTGCTCGCCTCCGGCGACGCCATCGCCCAGCAGATGGTCGGCGGCGACCTCGATTTCGGATTCGCACAGCTCTCGAACTGGCTCGGCGACCAGGAGGTGGATCACCTGGAGACGATCGGGTCGTTCGAGAGCACGTTCATGCGGAAACTCGAGTTCATGATGGATGGACCTGGCTCCAAACACATCCGTCAAGTCGAGTTCCGCCGAGCCATCGCACACCTCCTCAGCATCGAGAACATCTCCGAGAACTTCGCGCCCCCGAACTCGGTCCGGACGGCACAGACGGGACTTCCCGAGGCGGTCACCGAGCAGCGTCTGGGCGACTACGCCGACGACTTCATCGAGTACCCCGTCGGCGCGGACGAGGAGGGCGCAGCGGAGCTCCTCAATTCGATCGGCTACGAACAGGACGGCAACAGCTGGGTCGACGACGAGGGCGAGTCCATCTCGCTCGAGATGGTCGTCCCCGACTGGGCCTCCAACCCCGCTCGAACGGCGGCGGACAAACTCTCGAACTTCGGGTTCGAGACTGATCTGCAAGTTCTCGAGGGTGCAGCGTACAACGACAGTACCGAAGACCACGTCGACTTCGACCTCTCGATGGGCAACCACGGTGCATTGATCGCTCACCCGTACGCGTACTTCCGACCGACGCACGCCGCCGGCAACGACCTGGGCGACGAGGCGCTCATCGAGGATGCGCTGGCAAACGGCGAGAGTCGTTCACCGTACAACGGCAAAGAACTCGTCGTCGAAATTCCGGAGGAAGTCGGCCAGGAAGACCTCTCGGGATCGACCCAGGAGGTCAATCTGTACGAGCTCTTCCAGGAGTGGATGACGACGGATACCGAAGAACGGAGCAAGGAGATCGCCGAGACGTTCACCTGGTTCTGGAATTTCTACCTCCCGGGAATCGACCTGTTCCAGCCGATGTCCGGCTCCTGGGGCAACGTCGAGAACTGGGAGTTCGCGACCGACAACAGCGACTGGGAGGCCTACCGTGGTTCGTTCCACGCCGCCATGCGTGGCCACATCTCCCCGAAGTAA